A single Magnetococcales bacterium DNA region contains:
- a CDS encoding MotA/TolQ/ExbB proton channel family protein yields MTATSSPINSRKFATVVIFLFLLLGILGLSWSGIVCYYNVKASWNNLIDVIHLPSNSNTADKLKEQFENPNVVNRENESKANLQSKSPEIEIPEFYKKIGVGIAYRLDLSAVSPLLLIYFFGSILVGSCLVLTQHADWIQKINLLQKWLTQNRFPFVPSYQFYLMQFGLLGTIIGMTEGYATLAHTEDSQSMIVSLGAAFYSTLTAIVVAYVFGPPTGIIMRWTISNRSDSGNIPIYNTETRDYIIKNLDLLLKFDKIDIIEQNQKKIQTALTSLEERFNEVNVIFGEVTRKLSSLSNITDTIAKQQATMKIELGAEVSNRITSQEDQNQKIGALRQGEDNIIYQLNALQLTVDKQYEIINKVLKSEEYLRLGDTILKISEREKIESQIAQLRSNQENLTLTLNNEQNKLRKLMLTQVENLRSEVYILYTPPKTTPDQNSE; encoded by the coding sequence ATGACAGCTACCTCTTCCCCGATAAACAGTCGGAAATTTGCCACAGTAGTGATCTTTTTATTCTTGCTATTGGGCATCCTCGGATTGTCATGGTCAGGAATCGTGTGCTACTATAATGTTAAGGCATCGTGGAACAATTTGATAGATGTCATTCATTTACCATCAAATTCCAATACCGCAGATAAATTAAAAGAACAATTTGAAAATCCAAACGTAGTGAACCGGGAAAATGAATCCAAAGCCAATCTCCAATCAAAATCTCCGGAAATAGAAATTCCCGAATTTTACAAAAAAATTGGCGTTGGGATTGCTTATCGCCTTGACCTTTCAGCGGTTTCCCCTTTACTTTTGATCTATTTTTTTGGGTCGATATTGGTCGGCTCGTGTTTGGTTCTGACCCAACACGCAGACTGGATACAGAAAATAAATTTGTTGCAGAAATGGTTAACGCAAAATCGATTTCCTTTTGTCCCTTCCTACCAATTCTACCTTATGCAATTCGGTTTATTGGGTACTATTATCGGTATGACCGAGGGGTACGCCACCCTCGCCCATACCGAGGACTCTCAGTCCATGATTGTTTCTCTGGGTGCTGCCTTTTACAGCACTTTGACTGCGATTGTAGTGGCTTATGTTTTTGGGCCACCCACAGGAATAATAATGAGGTGGACAATTAGCAACAGATCAGATTCTGGGAATATTCCAATCTACAACACTGAAACACGGGATTATATAATAAAAAATTTAGATTTATTATTAAAATTTGATAAAATAGATATTATTGAACAAAACCAGAAGAAAATACAGACGGCTCTCACAAGTCTTGAGGAAAGATTTAATGAGGTTAATGTTATTTTTGGGGAAGTAACACGTAAATTGTCCAGCCTCAGCAATATAACTGACACCATTGCCAAGCAGCAAGCAACAATGAAAATCGAACTTGGTGCGGAGGTCTCAAATCGAATAACATCCCAGGAAGATCAAAATCAGAAAATTGGAGCTTTACGCCAAGGTGAAGATAATATAATTTATCAATTGAACGCCCTTCAGCTTACAGTAGATAAACAATACGAGATTATTAATAAAGTTTTGAAGTCGGAGGAATATCTACGTTTAGGGGATACAATACTAAAAATCAGTGAACGAGAAAAAATAGAAAGCCAGATTGCTCAATTGCGTTCTAACCAGGAAAATCTGACCCTAACATTGAATAATGAACAAAATAAACTCAGAAAACTGATGCTTACACAGGTGGAAAATTTACGCAGTGAAGTTTATATTCTTTATACTCCTCCAAAAACGACACCAGACCAGAACTCTGAGTAA